The Deinococcus betulae nucleotide sequence CCAGGACCCTGGCCGCCTGGCGTTTTCAAGTGGCACAGGAGCGGCTGGGTGACACCAGCGTGGTCTACGCCCTCATTCAACAGGGCAATGAAGGGTCGCTCCGTACGGCCCGCACCTGGCAACCTGAGGTGCTGGGCCGCGTCGTGGTCGCGCCTGTCCCGGTCAGAACTCGGCCAGTACCCGCGCGAGCAGGGCTCCGAGTGCGCTCCGTGACCCCCGACGACTGGCCAGAAGTGGCGGCCGGGCTAAAGGCGTTCAATGCCGCCTTTGCATTAGCGCCCGAGACGACGGCGCTTGAGTTAAGTCAGTGGCAGGCTGAACGGTTGATGGGATATCCCTGGCGGCATTATTTGGTCGTCACCGATGACCTGGGCACCATTCTTGCCGGTGTTGGGATGACGGAACTGGCTCGTCACAGCGTGTTGCGGGTGTCCGCCATGCCCCTGGCCCTTCGTTGGCTGAATGCGGCAGTGCGTGTCGTCCCTCCAGACGGCGCATTGCGACTGCTGCAAGTCGAGAAAGCGTTTGTTCTGCCAGGTCAAGAAGCCGCAGGACAGTATCTGATGCAGTCCGCGCGGTGGCTGTGGCGGGATCTGGGATCTCATTTGAGTGTCACGTTTGACCCTCGTGGACCACTCGCCCAGATGTATGCTTTGCCCCGGTGGCTGCCGACGACCGAGCTTCGTGTGGCCCTCCGAGCCCCAGGTCATCTCGCAGAAGACGCGCTCGTGCATCCAGACGCCTAAGAGCTGGGCGAGGTCGATGTTGGGAATCGTCCGCTCATCCGAGGCCCAGGGGTCCGGGTCCGGCCAGCGGCCCTGCGCGAGCGCCGCCGCATGCTGAGCGATGGCGGCCGTCCCTGACCAAGCCTGACGCGCTTGCATCAGCAGCGCCTCCTTAGGCTGCTGATACTGGTTCAAGGCCTCCTGGGCTTCCGGTGGCTTCTGCACCCGTGGTGGCCGGGGCAATCACCAGACCCCACGGCAGTCCTCGCCAGCGGTCATCCAGCGCCGAGAGCAAGGTCAGGCCGTCCTGCACGAACGCGGGCCCCCGCAGCTGCTGACCATCCCACCACAACAGCGGCACCCGCTGCTGCCCATACGTGCCTAGCTCCATCACCAGGGTGCCCGCTGCCGTGATGCGCTCATCAACCTCGGACACGGCCACGCGAGCACCTGCCAGCAGCGCCGTCCGGGCGGCCTCGGCGGTCGGGAAGACCCCAGGCCACACCCCGCGCACCGAAGGGGCCCACAGCACCCAGCCCAGGGCCTCGCCCGTTTCCGACCGTAAGGGCGCCGCTCGCCAGACACCCGACCAGGGCAGGGCCGACCAGATCTCATCCTGACCGAACCGCCCCCAGGCGCTCGCCATCAGCCGCCGCAACTCCGCGTCGCTGGGTGTGACGCGGCCCGGCACCTGGGCTAGTACCCACCGGAGGCGCGCCCAGGTGAACACCTGCTCACCCGCCCCCAGTTGGTAGCGCCGGGCCGGTGCGCCCAGGGCCACCGCCCACCCGCTCAGGGGATGGTGACGGTCCTGGTTCATGCCGCTGTGCAGCTCGTCCCAATAGAACAGTACACGGGACCCGGTGCGGGAAGGGGAGACGGCGGCGGCCGCAACTGGCGGTCCAGCGCGGCCACAGCCAAGTTCTCCAGGTGGGCGGCCTGCGCGAACCGCTGCGCCTGGTCCAGTGGGACGGTCGTGCGCTGGACCAGGCCCCAGGCCACCTGCCCCTAGAGCCAGCCGGCTGGCAAGGTCGGGCGCAGCAGGTCCGCCACCGCCGGCAGCCAGCGGTCCGGGGGCACCAGCTCGCCCGTCGCCAAGTCGGTGACCGGCAAGGCGGGCGGGACGTGCACCGGCAGGCCCGTCCAGTCCAGGGTGGGCTGCACCTCTTGCTGGAGGTCGTGGACGCGGTACCCCAGGGCCTGGGCCAACCAGGTCTGGGCGGTGGCCAGGGGCAGCTGGGCGGGGAGTAACCACATTCACCCGAAAACACCCGTTCAGAAAAAATCCTCGTCTGGGATGAAGTTCGCGGAAGAGTCATCCTGCGTCCGCTTCCACCGCTCCTGCCGCTTTACCAGGCTCCATTCAGCGCAACACTGAGGGCAAGTTCTTGGCCATTCAGCGGAAGCGACTCCGCCACCGCTAAGCACTCTCGCCCATCCATTCCTCTGCCACATCCATGAGGATGAAGCGTCACCACGCTGCCCTCTCCGCCTCTGCCCAGCGCCGCAGGACGGCTTGTCGTGCAGCCCGGAGAGGAGCCCAAATGACCATCCCCCAGAAGAACGACCCCGCTGACCGCGCCTGGAGCAATCCGAATTTCAGACAGGTCTGGTCCGCCCTCAGTGTCTCCCTCGTGGGCTCGCACCTGACGGCCCTGGCCCTCCCTCTCCTGGCGGTGCTCACCCTTCAAGCGACCCCGCTCCAGATGGGCTATCTGCTCGCGGCTAAAAGCCTGCCGTCCCTCCTGTTTAGCTTCGTCGCGGGCGCCTGGATTGACCGCCTGGCCCAGAAGCGCCACCTCATGATCTGGATGGATCTGCTCCGCGCCCTGCTCTTGCTCTCCCTCCCCGTGGCCGCGGTCACCGATGTCCTCACCCTGCCGCAACTCTATGTGGTGGCCTTCCTCCTGGGCACCTGCACCATGCTCTTTGAGATTGCCCACTACGCTTACGTCCCAGCCATCCTCCCCGAGTCGCAGCTGCTGGACGGCAACAGCCGCTTACAGGTGAGCTATTCCGCCGCCAGTGCCGCTGGACCAGGCCTGGCTGGTCTGCTGATTCAGGCCTTGACCGCGCCCTTTGCGCTGGTCTTCGATGCGCTCACCTATCTCGTGTCCGCGCTCTTTCTCACTCGGATTCAGGCGGAGAATCCACCTCCTCGCCCCCCTCAACCGTTCAGGGTCGTGCAGGACGTTCGGGCTGGACTCACAGCGCTGCTGGGGCATCCCCTCCTGGGCCTCTGGGCACGCTGTGGGACAGGCATTATTTTCTTCACAGGCGCGTTTGAAGGACAGTACGTGCTGTACCTGACTCAAGCGCTGCACCTGTCGCCCGGCTGGATTGGCGCGGTCGTCACGGTAGGTGGCTTGGCGGGTGTCCTGGGGGCGCTCCACACGAAGGGCGTCGCGCAGCGCCTACCCGTGGGCCGCACGATCATCCTCGGCTTCCTGGTGTGGCCCCTGAGTCTGGTGCTGGTGCCGCTGGCCTCGGGGCCTTTGGCGGTGATTCTTGGCGTGTTGATGTTCGCTCGCGTGGTCAGCAGCCTGACGTTGACGGTCTCGAATGTCCAGCAGCTGAGCTTGCGGCAGCTGGTGACGCCTGAACATTTGCGGGCGCGTATCTCGGCGAGCAACCGCTTCCTGATTGAGAGTACCCACGCGCTGGGAGCGGTGTTTGGGGGAGCGCTCGCGACGGGCGTGGGCCTGCGAACGGCCCTCCTCCTCTGTGCAGCAGTGGCAGTGGCCTGCTTCATCCCGCTTTTCTTTTCAGCGTTGTGGAAGGTGCGTCGCATGCCCACCGCACCGGCGCCCACGGTGTAGCACTTGGAGATGCGCTGCTCAACGCATCTCCTGAGCGGCTTGTACCCGAACAGCTTGGCCGTGACCGCGCACTAACAGAGCGGGGAGCATCTACTGAGCATTCGCTCAACGGGTGTTTTCAGGCGAATGTGGTGACCACCCGCTGGGCCCCTTTGGCCAGGCCACAGGCACAGCGGGTGAGCGGTCCCTGAAGATCGACCGTGGTGACCGGAATGCGCATGTGAGGGTCTTTGCCGCAGGGCAGGATTCAGGTGCTGGCTGGCCGAATCCGCTGCGGACATGAACCGGCGATCGGAGAGGAGCGGGGAGACACCACGCTTCGCGGCACAGCCTTTGCCCCTGGCCAGCGGCACGAGGGAAGTCAACCCCGCTGCCCCAGAGTCTAGGCAGCGACCCGTCAGTGTTGTCAAGCCACAGGGCCGCTGCGCCTTCACGGGTGTAGGGCCTACTCGCGACGGCTGCACGTCTCTCCCATGACGCCCGATGACCCAGAACCTTTGTCGTTGAGCAGCCCCTCGTCACTGAAGGTCAAACCGGTTCTCACTTGATCACTTGAGGCCAGCGGCTCGCTGCAGCGCAGGTCTGGCCCGCCTCCGGCGAGCCCACACGTGCTCAGTTCAGCCGATCCCCGCCCGCTGGACCACGACACACCCAGGAGGCCTCCCTATGACGCACCCCACCTCTGACGCCATCACACCCCGCACTAATCGCGCTCCCTCCGAGCGAACCTTCAACCGCCCCACCCCACAGACCCTAGGCAACCCGCCATGCTGATCCTCGAGACCGTGCACTTCACCGACCAGGGCGTGAGCATCACCCCGCGCCTCCTCTCCGGCGCCCTCACCCTCACTGAGATCGACGACCTCCTCGACCAAGCGGTCGACGCCGCCAGCGAGCCTGAGGACGACCGAGGCCCGGTATTTGAAACGCAAGGGCAGATTGGCCGCCGCATCGTCGTTGGGGACCGGGCGCGCCTGGACACCGACCTCGTGGTGGTCAGCCTCCGACGCGCGCAGCAGGCCGACTACGGCCGTGAACTCGCGCCCGCCTTGCCGGCCCTGGCCGCCTTAGGCGATGCGGCTGTGACCTTGACCGGCTGGGTCAACGCTGGGCGGCAGCTGGACGAGCACAGCCTGCACGCCGCCGGCCTCGCTGCCGCGTTCGCGCACCCCCTCAGCCTCGTGCCACTTCTTTACGCGGCCACGACGATTCAAGCTCAGCAGGCTGCTCAGCTCATCCGAACCTCGTGTGACCTGCCACTGGAGGAACACTCGGAGCGTGAGCGCTGAGGCACCAACGCTCGGCCTCCAGCCTGACACCAGAGGCGGGTGACATGCTCCAGACAAAAGAGGTCGCATGTTTTCCGCCTTTGGCGTATTCTTTGCCCTCTCGCTCTCCGGAGGTTCCATATGTCCACTCCATTGCTCGGGCCTGTCCTCCTCGCTCTCTGGCAGCACGGGCCCCTCCCTGAACACGAGCTGCTGGTCCTCCTGCCCGACGCCACCTC carries:
- a CDS encoding GNAT family N-acetyltransferase, which encodes MDHIRPFVAADDEAYTQLLRTSPDTGLVQFAREFQCPPSAALPALHHDAHTAVAVNEQAQLSGTGTVSFSTLRVHDQLLPSAYLSALAVHPAHRHRGVARTLAAWRFQVAQERLGDTSVVYALIQQGNEGSLRTARTWQPEVLGRVVVAPVPVRTRPVPARAGLRVRSVTPDDWPEVAAGLKAFNAAFALAPETTALELSQWQAERLMGYPWRHYLVVTDDLGTILAGVGMTELARHSVLRVSAMPLALRWLNAAVRVVPPDGALRLLQVEKAFVLPGQEAAGQYLMQSARWLWRDLGSHLSVTFDPRGPLAQMYALPRWLPTTELRVALRAPGHLAEDALVHPDA
- a CDS encoding MFS transporter; the encoded protein is MTIPQKNDPADRAWSNPNFRQVWSALSVSLVGSHLTALALPLLAVLTLQATPLQMGYLLAAKSLPSLLFSFVAGAWIDRLAQKRHLMIWMDLLRALLLLSLPVAAVTDVLTLPQLYVVAFLLGTCTMLFEIAHYAYVPAILPESQLLDGNSRLQVSYSAASAAGPGLAGLLIQALTAPFALVFDALTYLVSALFLTRIQAENPPPRPPQPFRVVQDVRAGLTALLGHPLLGLWARCGTGIIFFTGAFEGQYVLYLTQALHLSPGWIGAVVTVGGLAGVLGALHTKGVAQRLPVGRTIILGFLVWPLSLVLVPLASGPLAVILGVLMFARVVSSLTLTVSNVQQLSLRQLVTPEHLRARISASNRFLIESTHALGAVFGGALATGVGLRTALLLCAAVAVACFIPLFFSALWKVRRMPTAPAPTV